The following nucleotide sequence is from Mycobacterium sp. JS623.
CGTCTACCGCTGCACACAGGTCGCGTTGGACCGCACGATTGCGGTGAAGGTGCTCACCGCTGAACTCGACGAGAACCGGGAGCGGTTCTTACGTGAGCAACGCGCAATGGGCCGGCTCACGGGGCACCCCAACATCGTGGGCGTGATGCAGGTCGGGGAAACCGAGGGCGGCTACCCGTATCTGGTAATGCCCTATCACCGCAAGGGTTCATTGCATGAGCGGATCAAGCGGCTGGGGGTGTTACCGCTCGACGAGGTGCTGCGGCTGGGCGTGAAGATGGCCGGCGCACTGGAATCGGCTCACCGGCTGGGGATCGTGCACCGCGACGTCAAACCGGGGAACATCCTGCTGACCGACTATGGCGAGCCGGCATTGAGCGACTTCGGAATCGCCCATATCGCCGGCGGCTTCAGGACCGCTACCGGTACCTTCACCGGTTCGCCGGCATTCACGGCCCCGGAAATCCTCAGCGGCGATCCGCCCAGCGCGGCCTCCGACGTGTACGGGCTTGCCGCAACCCTGTTTGCCGCCCTGACCGGGCACGCCGCTTACGAAAGGCGTAGCGGCGAGCAGGTGGTGGCGCAGTTCCTGCGGATCGCTAGCGAGCCGGTACCGGATCTGCGGGAAAGCGGCATCTCCGACGACGTCTCCACTCTGGTTGAGAAGGCGATGGCCCGCGACCCTGTGGAGCGGCCGTCCGCGCACATGTTGGGTGAAGAGCTCCGGCAGTTGCAGGCCCGCCACGAGCTACCCGTCGACGACATGGCGCTGCATGCGCCACCGCACTCCGATCAACCGGGGTCGCGTGGTCCGGCGCGGCGGCCCGCTGGGAGTCTCCCGCCAAACCTGACGAGCTTCGTCGGCCGGCGTGCCGAGCTGTTGGAGGTGGAGAGGCTGCTGTCAACGTCACGCCTAGTGACATTGACCGGGGTTGGCGGGGTCGGCAAGACCCGCCTCGCAGTGCGGGCCGCAGCCGAGGCCTCAGCCGACTTCCCCGACGCGCGGCTGGTCGAGTTGGGTGAGCTGCGCGACGCGTCGATGTTGGTCGAGATCGTCGCCGCCGACTTGGGCCTGCGCGATGAGTCCGCAAGGTCGCTGCGCGACGTGCTGGTGGACTTCCTGTGCTTGCGCCCGCGTCTGTTGGTCCTCGATAACTGCGAGCAGATGGTGAACGCAGCTGCGGAACTGGCTGAGAGCCTGCTGCGGGAGTGTCCGGAATTGCGGATTCTGGCCACCAGCCGAGAGCGGCTCGGCATCGATGGCGAATCGGTGCTGCAGCTGACCCCCCTCACAGTTCCTGACACCGACGACGAGCCCACACTGCGCGGACTGGCCGAATACGACGCGGTGGCGCTGTTCACCGAGCGAGCAGCTACTGCGGTGCCAGGTTTTCAACTCACCGAGAACAACAAGACCACCATTGCCCGGATCTGCACGCGGCTGGACGGACTGGCGTTGGCCATCGAGTTGGCGGCCGCACGGCTGCGCACGATGTCACCCGAACAGATCCTGGAAAGGTTGGCCGACCGATACACGCTGCTGACCCGCGGCAGCCGCACCGCGCCGACGCGGCAACAAACACTCAGTTGGAGCATCGACTGGAGCTACGAGCTGTGCACCCCGGCAGAACAGGAGATGTGGGCCCGGCTGTCGGTATTCGCGGGAAGTTTCGAACTAGAAGCGGCAGAAGACATTTGTGGTGGCGACGGGCCCGATGTGGATGTCGATGATCTGCTCGCCTCACTGGTGGACAAGTCGATTTTGATCCGGACGGAATCCAACGGCCAAGTCCGATTCCGGTTACTCGAGACGCTTCGCGACTACGCCCAGGAGAAGCTTCGGCAGACTGGCGAGTACTCCGAAATCCGCCTGCGCCACCTGGACTGGTACCGGCGGTTGGTGAACGACGCCGCGACTGATTGGTTTAGTGTGCACCAGGTTGATTGGATCCGGCGGCTACGGCGGGAAGGGGCCAATCTGCGGGAGGCGTGGGAGTTTAGCCTTACCGATGCTCCCGAAATCGCGCTCGAAATCGCCGCCGCGTTCTATCCCTTTGGGATCGCCCGCGGAGCTCTCACCGAGACACGCAGATGGTTGGACCGCGCGCTGGCCGCGGCGAAGGCCGAGCCGACGACAGTTCGAGTAAAAGCGCTGTACGGCGCGGCCTTAGCAGCGAACCTCCACGGTCTCCCCGGTGACATCCAGGCGGGTGCAGCTCTGGCGGCCGATGCGGAGCGCCTCGTCCAGCACATGTCTGACCCAATAGCACAGGGTCTGACCGCCGTCGCCGTCGGCTACGCAGCATTGCTCAGCGGGGAGTATCAGCGCGCCCGTGCACACTTCGAGAAGGCCGTCGCGGCCACCGACGATCCAACGGCCCGCGCAGCGGCGATGACGTTGATGGGTTGGGCCCTGGAATTTCAGGGAGATGTCGGCCGAGCACTCGTTTGGCAGGAAAAGGCGCTTACGTTGACCAAATCGCTCGGGGAGTCGGTGTATAGCTCGTGGGCGCTGTGGTCCGTGGGGATTGGTTGGTGGCGGCAGGGCAAACCTGAACGCGCTGAGCAACTACTCAAAGAGAGCCTGCAGTTGACTCGCCTGGTCGATGACCCGCGTCATGGCGCGGCGTGCCTGGAGGCACTGGCCTGGGTCACCCGCGCGAAAGACGAGCCCAAGCGAGCCGTTGTGTTGATGGCAGCAGCGGACACGCTGGGCGGCGCCCAAGGGGCTTCGCCCGTCATACTCCCCGATTTGGCGGTCTTCCACGATGAGTGTGAACGACAGGCCCGAGAGGCACTGGGCCACAAGGAATTCGAGGCCGCCCGGCGAGATGGCCATTCAATGCAATTCGATGAGGCGGTTGCCTTCGCCCTCAGCGGGTGACCGCAATGAACTCCCCCGCGAGTTGCGCACATCAAGCGTGAGTCGCCGTCAGGTAGGCATCTGGCAAACCTGCAAGACTAGGTCAACCGGGTGGACCCACACACACGACGTCGGCGCCGTTCTGTGTCAACAGCTCGCCAAGCAGGGGCCGGCGATGAAGCAACCGAAGTTCAAGACGGTGATGGCTTCGAGGTGCGCCGGGCACTAAACACTCATCCTCAGTCAGGGTTCGGCAAGTATTACCGAGATGAGAGCGCCATTTCCTTCGCGTGATCGCATACGCTAAGCGCGACGCATTCGCCGAAATATCCGATTTCCGCGAAAGGCTGTCCATTTATCGCAGTCCGCGCACGCTTTCTTGAATTCGTCATTCTTCCCGGCTTCGATAAATGGACATCCGGAATTATTGAGTGGACATTCGTGCCGATTACTGGAGATGCACCGCGCGTCTGAACTGG
It contains:
- a CDS encoding protein kinase domain-containing protein — protein: MNSDPFETQRDVRPAVVTELRVVGFDDAEEIGRGGFGIVYRCTQVALDRTIAVKVLTAELDENRERFLREQRAMGRLTGHPNIVGVMQVGETEGGYPYLVMPYHRKGSLHERIKRLGVLPLDEVLRLGVKMAGALESAHRLGIVHRDVKPGNILLTDYGEPALSDFGIAHIAGGFRTATGTFTGSPAFTAPEILSGDPPSAASDVYGLAATLFAALTGHAAYERRSGEQVVAQFLRIASEPVPDLRESGISDDVSTLVEKAMARDPVERPSAHMLGEELRQLQARHELPVDDMALHAPPHSDQPGSRGPARRPAGSLPPNLTSFVGRRAELLEVERLLSTSRLVTLTGVGGVGKTRLAVRAAAEASADFPDARLVELGELRDASMLVEIVAADLGLRDESARSLRDVLVDFLCLRPRLLVLDNCEQMVNAAAELAESLLRECPELRILATSRERLGIDGESVLQLTPLTVPDTDDEPTLRGLAEYDAVALFTERAATAVPGFQLTENNKTTIARICTRLDGLALAIELAAARLRTMSPEQILERLADRYTLLTRGSRTAPTRQQTLSWSIDWSYELCTPAEQEMWARLSVFAGSFELEAAEDICGGDGPDVDVDDLLASLVDKSILIRTESNGQVRFRLLETLRDYAQEKLRQTGEYSEIRLRHLDWYRRLVNDAATDWFSVHQVDWIRRLRREGANLREAWEFSLTDAPEIALEIAAAFYPFGIARGALTETRRWLDRALAAAKAEPTTVRVKALYGAALAANLHGLPGDIQAGAALAADAERLVQHMSDPIAQGLTAVAVGYAALLSGEYQRARAHFEKAVAATDDPTARAAAMTLMGWALEFQGDVGRALVWQEKALTLTKSLGESVYSSWALWSVGIGWWRQGKPERAEQLLKESLQLTRLVDDPRHGAACLEALAWVTRAKDEPKRAVVLMAAADTLGGAQGASPVILPDLAVFHDECERQAREALGHKEFEAARRDGHSMQFDEAVAFALSG